A region from the Sphaerodactylus townsendi isolate TG3544 linkage group LG01, MPM_Stown_v2.3, whole genome shotgun sequence genome encodes:
- the PLA2G7 gene encoding platelet-activating factor acetylhydrolase — MGSKLEQIPAGKGPYSVSCTDLMTGPGIQGIFLRLYYPSQNDAGCKDVKWIPKKEYYFGLSTFLQTCGTVGAFILAHYFDSVTCHAKWDATFRPGERYPVIIFSHGLGAFRTLYSAVCIEMASRGFVVASVEHRDQSASATYYCKEKLFSEAKGSTSEMQEEWIYYRRPKANEDDASFRRQQVLQRADECIRALDLLLDINSGKPVANLLPISFDWTQVKVKEMAHLSSNQ, encoded by the exons ATGGGGAGTAAACTGGAGCAAATCCCTGCAGGAAAAGGGCCTTATTCTGTCAGCTGTACAGACCTCATGACTGGTCCTGGCATTCAG GGAATTTTTTTGCGTCTGTATTATCCATCTCAAAATGACGCAGGCTGTAAAGATGTCAAATGGATCCCTAAGAAAGAATACTATTTTGGACTGTCAACTTTCCTTCAAACGTGTGGGACTGTAGGAGCTTTTATTCTTGCACACTACTTTG ATTCTGTAACCTGCCATGCCAAGTGGGATGCTACATTCAGACCTGGGGAAAGATACCCCGTCATTATTTTTTCTCATGGACTTGGAGCTTTCAG AACTCTCTATTCGGCAGTCTGCATAGAAATGGCGTCTCGGGGGTTTGTGGTGGCATCTGTTGAGCACAG AGACCAGTCCGCCTCAGCTACATATTACTGCAAGGAGAAGCTCTTTTCAGAAGCAAAAGGATCCACCTCAGAAATGCAGGAGGAGTGGATTTATTACAGGAGGCCAAAAGCAAATGAAGACGATGCTTCTTTTCGCCGGCAGCAG GTGCTTCAGAGAGCAGACGAGTGCATCCGAGCTCTTGACCTCTTGCTAGATATCAATTCTGGAAAGCCAGTAGCGAACTTGCTGCCAATCAGCTTTGACTGGACCCAAGTAAAGGTAAAGGAAATGGCTCACTTGTCCTCGAATCAATAA